The following are from one region of the Pocillopora verrucosa isolate sample1 chromosome 3, ASM3666991v2, whole genome shotgun sequence genome:
- the LOC131798281 gene encoding bifunctional 3'-phosphoadenosine 5'-phosphosulfate synthase isoform X2 yields the protein MACVGTHQLWSPNVVKATNVFYKEHNVTRDKRGQVVGTRGGFRGCTVWFTGLSGAGKTTISMALEDYLCRQGIPSYTLDGDNMRTGLNRNLSFTPEDREENIRRVSEVAKLFADSGMICLTAFISPYERDREKARKLHEDAGLPFFEIFVNTPLETCEKRDVKGLYKKARAGQIKGFTGIDSAYEPPSKPELNLKSGEVPVDDCVQEVIKLLADRGILPYAAYSGIKELFVPEEKVEEAKKEAEELPSVELTKLDLQWVQVLSEGWATPLKGFMREREFLQCQHFGLLLDEGVVNQSIPIVLPIQTADKERLEDKKALALRYEGKPVAILRDPEFYPHRKEERSARQFGITHQGHPYIKMIHEGGDWFVGGELEALERIKWNDGLDEYRKTPNELRAEFRRRGADAVFAFQLRNPVHNGHALLMQDTRQKLVDRGFKKPVLLLHPLGGWTKQDDVPLPVRMAQHHAVMEEGVLDPENTVIAIFPSPMMYAGPTEVQWHAKARVAAGANFFIVGRDPAGMPHPDPNPKRDLYDHSHGRKVLTMSPGLTQLEIVPFRVAAYNTKDRRMEFFDPERKEEFDFISGTRMRALARSGEEPPDGFMAPKAWQILSNYYRSLNKN from the exons ATGGCTTGCGTTGGAACTCATCAGCTTTGGTCTCCG AATGTTGTTAAAGCTACAAACGTCTTCTACAAAGAGCACAATGTCACCCGAGATAAAAGAGGACAAGTTGTCGGTACACGAGGCGGCTTTCGGGGATGCACAGTCTGGTTTACAG gtcTTTCTGGAGCAGGAAAAACCACAATCAGTATGGCCCTTGAGGATTACTTATGTCGACAAGGTATTCCCTCGTACACGTTGGATGGTGATAACATGAGAACTGGACTCAACCGTAATTTGAGTTTCACCCCAGAAGACCGCGAGGAAAATATCCGTCGTGTCAGTGAAGTTGCCAAGCTGTTTGCTGACTCCGGCATGATCTGTCTTACTGCTTTTATCAGCCCGTACGAGCGG GACCGTGAGAAAGCTCGCAAGTTGCACGAAGATGCCGGTCTGCCATTCTTTGAGATTTTTGTGAACACTCCTTTGGAAACCTGTGAAAAGAGAGATGTCAAGGGATTGTACAAGAAAGCCAGAGCCGGCCAGATTAAAG GTTTTACTGGTATTGACTCAGCGTATGAGCCTCCAAGCAAACCCGAACTGAATTTGAAATCAGGAGAAGTACCTGTAGACGATTGTGTTCAAGAAGTTATCAAACTCCTTGCAGACAGG GGGATCTTGCCATATGCAGCTTACAGCGGTATCAAAGAACTGTTTGTTCCTGAAGAAAAAGTCGAAGAAGCCAAGAAGGAAGCAGAGGAACTACCTTCTGTTGAGCTAACAAAG CTGGATCTGCAGTGGGTACAAGTTCTTTCTGAGGGCTGGGCTACGCCTCTGAAAGGTTTTATGAGGGAGCGTGAATTTTTGCAGTGTCAGCATTTTGGACTCCTTCTAGACG AGGGCGTGGTCAATCAGTCTATTCCTATCGTGCTCCCTATTCAGACTGCTGACAAAGAGAGACTGGAGGATAAAAAAGCCTTAGCTCTCCGATACGAAGGAAAACCAGTAGCTATCCTTAGAGATCCAGAATTCTACCCCCACCGCAAAGAAGAACGATCGGCCCGTCAATTTGGAATAACGCATCAAGGACACCCTTACATTAAG aTGATTCATGAAGGTGGTGATTGGTTTGTCGGAGGAGAATTAGAGGCACTGGAAAGAATCAAATGGAACGATGGACTCGACGAATACCGAAAGACTCCGAATGAACTCCGAGCTGAATTCCGACGACGCGGTGCCGACGCTGTGTTTGCTTTTCAACTTCGTAATCCAGTACATAATGGACATGCGTTACTAATGCAG GACACCCGACAGAAGTTAGTTGACAGAGGATTTAAAAAGCCAGTGTTATTACTGCATCCCTTGGGAGGGTGGACTAAGCAAGATGACGTTCCTTTACCAGTGCGAATGGCGCAACATCATGCTGTAATGGAAGAGGGTGTACTGGACCCTGAAAACACAGTTATAGCTATATTTCCTTCACCTATGATGTACGCTGGTCCTACAGAG GTTCAATGGCATGCAAAGGCGCGTGTAGCAGCTGGGGCAAATTTCTTTATTGTAGGACGGGATCCAGCAGGAATGCCCCATCCAGATCCTAATCCAAAACGGGACCTTTATGATCATTCACATGGGAGAAAG GTTTTAACTATGTCACCGGGTCTTACACAACTAGAGATAGTTCCTTTCCGTGTGGCAGCTTACAATACCAAAGATAGAAGGATGGAGTTCTTTGATCCTGAGCGAAAAGAAGAATTTGACTTCATATCTGGTACACGCATGCGTGCATTGGCAAGGTCAGGAGAGGAACCTCCAGATGGTTTTATGGCACCAAAAGCGTGGCAGATTCTGTCCAATTACTATCGTTCCCTCAACAAGAATTAA
- the LOC131798281 gene encoding bifunctional 3'-phosphoadenosine 5'-phosphosulfate synthase isoform X1 translates to MAQVNNSRLRDSQANVVKATNVFYKEHNVTRDKRGQVVGTRGGFRGCTVWFTGLSGAGKTTISMALEDYLCRQGIPSYTLDGDNMRTGLNRNLSFTPEDREENIRRVSEVAKLFADSGMICLTAFISPYERDREKARKLHEDAGLPFFEIFVNTPLETCEKRDVKGLYKKARAGQIKGFTGIDSAYEPPSKPELNLKSGEVPVDDCVQEVIKLLADRGILPYAAYSGIKELFVPEEKVEEAKKEAEELPSVELTKLDLQWVQVLSEGWATPLKGFMREREFLQCQHFGLLLDEGVVNQSIPIVLPIQTADKERLEDKKALALRYEGKPVAILRDPEFYPHRKEERSARQFGITHQGHPYIKMIHEGGDWFVGGELEALERIKWNDGLDEYRKTPNELRAEFRRRGADAVFAFQLRNPVHNGHALLMQDTRQKLVDRGFKKPVLLLHPLGGWTKQDDVPLPVRMAQHHAVMEEGVLDPENTVIAIFPSPMMYAGPTEVQWHAKARVAAGANFFIVGRDPAGMPHPDPNPKRDLYDHSHGRKVLTMSPGLTQLEIVPFRVAAYNTKDRRMEFFDPERKEEFDFISGTRMRALARSGEEPPDGFMAPKAWQILSNYYRSLNKN, encoded by the exons AATGTTGTTAAAGCTACAAACGTCTTCTACAAAGAGCACAATGTCACCCGAGATAAAAGAGGACAAGTTGTCGGTACACGAGGCGGCTTTCGGGGATGCACAGTCTGGTTTACAG gtcTTTCTGGAGCAGGAAAAACCACAATCAGTATGGCCCTTGAGGATTACTTATGTCGACAAGGTATTCCCTCGTACACGTTGGATGGTGATAACATGAGAACTGGACTCAACCGTAATTTGAGTTTCACCCCAGAAGACCGCGAGGAAAATATCCGTCGTGTCAGTGAAGTTGCCAAGCTGTTTGCTGACTCCGGCATGATCTGTCTTACTGCTTTTATCAGCCCGTACGAGCGG GACCGTGAGAAAGCTCGCAAGTTGCACGAAGATGCCGGTCTGCCATTCTTTGAGATTTTTGTGAACACTCCTTTGGAAACCTGTGAAAAGAGAGATGTCAAGGGATTGTACAAGAAAGCCAGAGCCGGCCAGATTAAAG GTTTTACTGGTATTGACTCAGCGTATGAGCCTCCAAGCAAACCCGAACTGAATTTGAAATCAGGAGAAGTACCTGTAGACGATTGTGTTCAAGAAGTTATCAAACTCCTTGCAGACAGG GGGATCTTGCCATATGCAGCTTACAGCGGTATCAAAGAACTGTTTGTTCCTGAAGAAAAAGTCGAAGAAGCCAAGAAGGAAGCAGAGGAACTACCTTCTGTTGAGCTAACAAAG CTGGATCTGCAGTGGGTACAAGTTCTTTCTGAGGGCTGGGCTACGCCTCTGAAAGGTTTTATGAGGGAGCGTGAATTTTTGCAGTGTCAGCATTTTGGACTCCTTCTAGACG AGGGCGTGGTCAATCAGTCTATTCCTATCGTGCTCCCTATTCAGACTGCTGACAAAGAGAGACTGGAGGATAAAAAAGCCTTAGCTCTCCGATACGAAGGAAAACCAGTAGCTATCCTTAGAGATCCAGAATTCTACCCCCACCGCAAAGAAGAACGATCGGCCCGTCAATTTGGAATAACGCATCAAGGACACCCTTACATTAAG aTGATTCATGAAGGTGGTGATTGGTTTGTCGGAGGAGAATTAGAGGCACTGGAAAGAATCAAATGGAACGATGGACTCGACGAATACCGAAAGACTCCGAATGAACTCCGAGCTGAATTCCGACGACGCGGTGCCGACGCTGTGTTTGCTTTTCAACTTCGTAATCCAGTACATAATGGACATGCGTTACTAATGCAG GACACCCGACAGAAGTTAGTTGACAGAGGATTTAAAAAGCCAGTGTTATTACTGCATCCCTTGGGAGGGTGGACTAAGCAAGATGACGTTCCTTTACCAGTGCGAATGGCGCAACATCATGCTGTAATGGAAGAGGGTGTACTGGACCCTGAAAACACAGTTATAGCTATATTTCCTTCACCTATGATGTACGCTGGTCCTACAGAG GTTCAATGGCATGCAAAGGCGCGTGTAGCAGCTGGGGCAAATTTCTTTATTGTAGGACGGGATCCAGCAGGAATGCCCCATCCAGATCCTAATCCAAAACGGGACCTTTATGATCATTCACATGGGAGAAAG GTTTTAACTATGTCACCGGGTCTTACACAACTAGAGATAGTTCCTTTCCGTGTGGCAGCTTACAATACCAAAGATAGAAGGATGGAGTTCTTTGATCCTGAGCGAAAAGAAGAATTTGACTTCATATCTGGTACACGCATGCGTGCATTGGCAAGGTCAGGAGAGGAACCTCCAGATGGTTTTATGGCACCAAAAGCGTGGCAGATTCTGTCCAATTACTATCGTTCCCTCAACAAGAATTAA
- the LOC131798281 gene encoding bifunctional 3'-phosphoadenosine 5'-phosphosulfate synthase isoform X3 yields the protein MNVVKATNVFYKEHNVTRDKRGQVVGTRGGFRGCTVWFTGLSGAGKTTISMALEDYLCRQGIPSYTLDGDNMRTGLNRNLSFTPEDREENIRRVSEVAKLFADSGMICLTAFISPYERDREKARKLHEDAGLPFFEIFVNTPLETCEKRDVKGLYKKARAGQIKGFTGIDSAYEPPSKPELNLKSGEVPVDDCVQEVIKLLADRGILPYAAYSGIKELFVPEEKVEEAKKEAEELPSVELTKLDLQWVQVLSEGWATPLKGFMREREFLQCQHFGLLLDEGVVNQSIPIVLPIQTADKERLEDKKALALRYEGKPVAILRDPEFYPHRKEERSARQFGITHQGHPYIKMIHEGGDWFVGGELEALERIKWNDGLDEYRKTPNELRAEFRRRGADAVFAFQLRNPVHNGHALLMQDTRQKLVDRGFKKPVLLLHPLGGWTKQDDVPLPVRMAQHHAVMEEGVLDPENTVIAIFPSPMMYAGPTEVQWHAKARVAAGANFFIVGRDPAGMPHPDPNPKRDLYDHSHGRKVLTMSPGLTQLEIVPFRVAAYNTKDRRMEFFDPERKEEFDFISGTRMRALARSGEEPPDGFMAPKAWQILSNYYRSLNKN from the exons ATG AATGTTGTTAAAGCTACAAACGTCTTCTACAAAGAGCACAATGTCACCCGAGATAAAAGAGGACAAGTTGTCGGTACACGAGGCGGCTTTCGGGGATGCACAGTCTGGTTTACAG gtcTTTCTGGAGCAGGAAAAACCACAATCAGTATGGCCCTTGAGGATTACTTATGTCGACAAGGTATTCCCTCGTACACGTTGGATGGTGATAACATGAGAACTGGACTCAACCGTAATTTGAGTTTCACCCCAGAAGACCGCGAGGAAAATATCCGTCGTGTCAGTGAAGTTGCCAAGCTGTTTGCTGACTCCGGCATGATCTGTCTTACTGCTTTTATCAGCCCGTACGAGCGG GACCGTGAGAAAGCTCGCAAGTTGCACGAAGATGCCGGTCTGCCATTCTTTGAGATTTTTGTGAACACTCCTTTGGAAACCTGTGAAAAGAGAGATGTCAAGGGATTGTACAAGAAAGCCAGAGCCGGCCAGATTAAAG GTTTTACTGGTATTGACTCAGCGTATGAGCCTCCAAGCAAACCCGAACTGAATTTGAAATCAGGAGAAGTACCTGTAGACGATTGTGTTCAAGAAGTTATCAAACTCCTTGCAGACAGG GGGATCTTGCCATATGCAGCTTACAGCGGTATCAAAGAACTGTTTGTTCCTGAAGAAAAAGTCGAAGAAGCCAAGAAGGAAGCAGAGGAACTACCTTCTGTTGAGCTAACAAAG CTGGATCTGCAGTGGGTACAAGTTCTTTCTGAGGGCTGGGCTACGCCTCTGAAAGGTTTTATGAGGGAGCGTGAATTTTTGCAGTGTCAGCATTTTGGACTCCTTCTAGACG AGGGCGTGGTCAATCAGTCTATTCCTATCGTGCTCCCTATTCAGACTGCTGACAAAGAGAGACTGGAGGATAAAAAAGCCTTAGCTCTCCGATACGAAGGAAAACCAGTAGCTATCCTTAGAGATCCAGAATTCTACCCCCACCGCAAAGAAGAACGATCGGCCCGTCAATTTGGAATAACGCATCAAGGACACCCTTACATTAAG aTGATTCATGAAGGTGGTGATTGGTTTGTCGGAGGAGAATTAGAGGCACTGGAAAGAATCAAATGGAACGATGGACTCGACGAATACCGAAAGACTCCGAATGAACTCCGAGCTGAATTCCGACGACGCGGTGCCGACGCTGTGTTTGCTTTTCAACTTCGTAATCCAGTACATAATGGACATGCGTTACTAATGCAG GACACCCGACAGAAGTTAGTTGACAGAGGATTTAAAAAGCCAGTGTTATTACTGCATCCCTTGGGAGGGTGGACTAAGCAAGATGACGTTCCTTTACCAGTGCGAATGGCGCAACATCATGCTGTAATGGAAGAGGGTGTACTGGACCCTGAAAACACAGTTATAGCTATATTTCCTTCACCTATGATGTACGCTGGTCCTACAGAG GTTCAATGGCATGCAAAGGCGCGTGTAGCAGCTGGGGCAAATTTCTTTATTGTAGGACGGGATCCAGCAGGAATGCCCCATCCAGATCCTAATCCAAAACGGGACCTTTATGATCATTCACATGGGAGAAAG GTTTTAACTATGTCACCGGGTCTTACACAACTAGAGATAGTTCCTTTCCGTGTGGCAGCTTACAATACCAAAGATAGAAGGATGGAGTTCTTTGATCCTGAGCGAAAAGAAGAATTTGACTTCATATCTGGTACACGCATGCGTGCATTGGCAAGGTCAGGAGAGGAACCTCCAGATGGTTTTATGGCACCAAAAGCGTGGCAGATTCTGTCCAATTACTATCGTTCCCTCAACAAGAATTAA